In the genome of Nocardioides marmoribigeumensis, one region contains:
- a CDS encoding transglycosylase SLT domain-containing protein, translating to MSVTEVTAKVAQIQAQLASLSTSVVADPLAAQAFASRLTAAGATTGTTTAAPAAASTGGVTGDAVVADARKYLGVPYVWGGTDPAKGLDCSGLVQRVYQDLGIELPRVSYEQAKAGTAVTGGLANAEPGDLLAFHSPVSHIAIYIGDGKMIEAPRPGLDVRVTDVYDTPVAIRRIIPDGGIAAAGADGVSARMSPTTPYADLFRAAGARTGVDPALLAAVAKQESAFNPDAVSPAGAQGLMQLMPGTARGLGVSNPLDPAQAVDGAARLLKGLLAEFGRTDLALAAYNAGPGAVHRYHGIPPYAETRTYVSRIMADLNGGTV from the coding sequence GTGAGCGTCACCGAGGTCACCGCCAAGGTCGCCCAGATCCAGGCGCAGCTGGCCTCGCTCTCCACGAGCGTGGTCGCGGATCCCCTTGCTGCCCAGGCGTTCGCCAGCCGGCTCACCGCCGCGGGCGCCACCACCGGCACGACCACCGCCGCCCCCGCCGCCGCCTCCACGGGCGGCGTCACCGGCGACGCGGTGGTCGCGGACGCCAGGAAGTACCTCGGCGTGCCCTACGTCTGGGGCGGCACCGACCCCGCCAAGGGCCTCGACTGCTCAGGCCTGGTGCAGCGCGTCTACCAGGACCTCGGGATCGAGCTCCCCCGCGTGTCCTACGAGCAGGCCAAGGCCGGCACGGCGGTCACCGGCGGCCTGGCCAACGCCGAGCCCGGTGACCTGCTGGCGTTCCACTCGCCGGTGAGCCACATCGCGATCTACATCGGCGACGGCAAGATGATCGAGGCGCCGCGCCCCGGCCTCGACGTGCGCGTCACCGACGTCTACGACACCCCGGTGGCGATCCGCCGGATCATCCCGGACGGCGGGATCGCTGCCGCCGGCGCGGACGGCGTCAGTGCGCGCATGAGCCCCACCACGCCGTACGCCGACCTGTTCCGCGCCGCGGGTGCGCGCACCGGCGTCGACCCGGCGCTGCTGGCCGCCGTCGCCAAGCAGGAGTCGGCCTTCAACCCCGACGCGGTCAGCCCCGCAGGCGCGCAGGGCCTCATGCAGCTGATGCCCGGCACCGCGAGGGGCCTCGGCGTCTCCAACCCGCTCGACCCGGCCCAGGCGGTCGACGGGGCGGCCCGCCTGCTCAAGGGCCTCCTGGCCGAGTTCGGCCGCACCGACCTCGCGCTCGCGGCGTACAACGCCGGCCCCGGCGCCGTCCACCGCTACCACGGGATCCCGCCGTACGCCGAGACCCGCACCTACGTGAGCCGCATCATGGCCGACCTGAACGGAGGCACCGTCTGA
- a CDS encoding FliI/YscN family ATPase: MSVVLDQRLDAAREAARPRRLGTVAQLLGLHLVVRGLDAAVGDVVEVLGPRPTDPVVPAEVAASGPEGLVCLPMADTKGLRVGALVRSTGGPLTVPVGPSLLGRVIDGLGRPLDGGPSLADLPRVSIDNAVPPALSRARITQQVGLGVRALDTLVPCGRGQRVAIMAGSGVGKSSLLSMIARGTDASMSVIALVGERGREVREFIENDLGPEGLARSVVVVSTSDAPPVERLRAAFVATRIAEHFRDQGEDVVLMMDSLTRVAMAQREVGLSAGEPPATRGYPPSVFALLPRLLERAGNSDVGSITGIYTVLVEGDDLQDPVGDTVRSILDGHVVLTRRLATAGHFPSIDVLESISRVTGAVTTPEQRAAATRLRRLLASYRNVRELVEIGAYAPGSDPDADAALALMPRINDFLRQDLEATSPLAPTWAALQELVA; encoded by the coding sequence GTGAGTGTCGTGCTCGACCAGCGCCTCGACGCCGCCCGTGAGGCCGCCCGGCCCCGACGCCTCGGCACGGTCGCCCAGCTGCTCGGGCTGCACCTGGTCGTCCGTGGTCTCGACGCCGCGGTCGGTGACGTGGTCGAGGTCCTCGGCCCTCGTCCGACCGACCCGGTCGTGCCCGCCGAGGTGGCCGCGAGCGGACCGGAAGGCCTTGTCTGCCTGCCGATGGCCGACACCAAGGGCCTCCGCGTGGGCGCGCTCGTCCGCTCGACCGGCGGGCCGCTGACCGTCCCCGTCGGGCCGTCCCTCCTGGGCCGCGTCATCGACGGCCTCGGCCGTCCGCTCGACGGCGGCCCGTCGCTCGCCGACCTGCCGCGCGTCTCGATCGACAACGCGGTGCCGCCCGCGCTGAGCCGCGCCCGCATCACCCAGCAGGTCGGGCTCGGCGTGCGCGCGCTCGACACCCTCGTCCCCTGCGGCCGCGGCCAGCGCGTCGCGATCATGGCCGGCTCCGGCGTCGGCAAGTCCTCGCTGCTCTCGATGATCGCCCGCGGCACCGACGCCTCGATGTCGGTGATCGCGCTGGTCGGCGAGCGTGGCCGCGAGGTCCGCGAGTTCATCGAGAACGACCTCGGCCCCGAGGGCCTGGCCCGCTCGGTCGTGGTCGTCTCCACCTCCGACGCACCCCCGGTCGAGCGCCTGCGCGCGGCGTTCGTCGCCACCCGCATCGCCGAGCACTTCCGCGACCAGGGCGAGGACGTCGTGCTGATGATGGACAGCCTCACCCGCGTCGCGATGGCGCAGCGCGAGGTCGGCCTGTCCGCGGGCGAGCCGCCGGCGACGCGGGGCTACCCGCCGTCGGTGTTCGCGCTGCTGCCGCGGCTGCTCGAGCGCGCCGGCAACTCCGACGTCGGCTCGATCACCGGCATCTACACCGTGCTCGTCGAGGGCGACGACCTGCAGGACCCGGTCGGCGACACCGTGCGGTCGATCCTCGACGGCCACGTCGTGCTCACCCGCCGGCTGGCGACGGCCGGCCACTTCCCGAGCATCGACGTGCTCGAGTCGATCTCGCGGGTCACCGGCGCGGTCACCACTCCTGAGCAGCGGGCCGCCGCCACGCGCCTGCGGCGACTGCTGGCGTCGTACCGCAACGTGCGCGAGCTGGTCGAGATCGGCGCCTACGCCCCCGGCAGCGACCCCGACGCGGACGCCGCGCTCGCGCTGATGCCGCGGATCAACGACTTCCTCCGGCAGGACCTGGAGGCCACCTCACCCCTCGCCCCGACGTGGGCCGCCCTGCAGGAGCTCGTCGCATGA
- a CDS encoding FliH/SctL family protein: MTSSSPELARVVPQGTEGVTVRDGGIARHELRGGEWTRFGGDAVRGDAVTEGTLAGLVDQARTAAQAQGFSTGWAEGRRAAQLEAVETARRTASAHAEAEARREAEHQAAVAAVQSLAEQLAAQLSAVCAHVEARALDVALTLTEELLGHELTVAEDPARDAVRRALALLPDEPVTRVRVSPLDGISDELRDLAGTASVVADPSLGRGEVMVHAADVVVDGRVSGAMARVREVLS; this comes from the coding sequence ATGACGAGTTCGTCGCCTGAGCTCGCGCGGGTCGTCCCGCAGGGCACCGAGGGCGTGACCGTCCGCGACGGCGGCATCGCCCGGCACGAGCTGCGTGGCGGCGAGTGGACCCGGTTCGGCGGGGACGCCGTCCGCGGCGACGCAGTCACCGAGGGCACGCTCGCCGGGCTCGTCGACCAGGCCCGCACCGCGGCCCAGGCCCAGGGGTTCAGCACCGGCTGGGCCGAGGGACGCCGGGCCGCACAGCTCGAGGCCGTCGAGACCGCCCGTCGTACCGCCTCCGCGCACGCGGAGGCCGAGGCCCGGCGCGAGGCCGAGCACCAGGCCGCGGTCGCGGCCGTCCAGTCGTTGGCCGAGCAGCTGGCCGCTCAGCTGAGCGCCGTGTGCGCCCACGTCGAGGCGCGCGCTCTCGACGTCGCGCTCACCCTCACCGAGGAGCTGCTCGGCCACGAGCTCACCGTCGCCGAGGACCCCGCCCGCGACGCCGTACGACGGGCGCTCGCGCTCCTGCCCGACGAGCCGGTCACGCGCGTGCGCGTCAGCCCGCTGGACGGGATCAGCGACGAGCTGCGCGACCTGGCCGGCACCGCCTCGGTCGTCGCCGACCCGTCGCTGGGTCGCGGCGAGGTCATGGTCCACGCGGCCGACGTCGTCGTCGACGGCCGGGTCTCAGGCGCGATGGCGCGGGTGCGGGAGGTGCTGTCGTGA
- a CDS encoding flagellar FliJ family protein, whose protein sequence is MTTHHDRGLRAVARVREVRERDSRLGLLHALGRVRDQEAHVESLGRALDEAASRSFATLDEFSTARGMLKAMAQALTTAEHDLESRRVVALQAHTRWQADKAAVKAIEHLLDERARLRAEEAARVENREIDDIVSRLHLRQSIRRRADRTHQRGVA, encoded by the coding sequence ATGACGACCCACCACGACCGGGGGCTCCGCGCGGTGGCGCGCGTCCGTGAGGTGCGCGAGCGCGACAGCCGCCTCGGACTGCTGCACGCCCTCGGCCGTGTGCGCGACCAGGAGGCGCACGTCGAGTCCCTCGGGCGCGCGCTCGACGAGGCCGCCTCGCGGTCCTTCGCCACGCTCGACGAGTTCAGCACCGCGCGCGGCATGCTCAAGGCGATGGCCCAGGCGCTGACGACCGCCGAGCACGACCTCGAGTCGCGGCGCGTCGTCGCCCTGCAGGCCCACACCCGCTGGCAGGCCGACAAGGCCGCGGTCAAGGCGATCGAGCACCTGCTGGACGAGCGTGCCCGCCTGCGTGCCGAGGAGGCCGCCCGCGTCGAGAACCGCGAGATCGACGACATCGTCAGCCGCCTGCACCTGCGGCAGAGCATCCGCCGTCGCGCCGACCGCACCCACCAGCGGGGGGTGGCGTGA
- a CDS encoding flagellar hook-length control protein FliK — translation MPLPLLPQAAAPRAAALAARDLLRTTPSDPDRGDRADDFAAALDRATGRPDKPVDRPDDPAADRAADRADKASDAAGPSQAPGPSEAAEKKADAREDDATTADDAPAAAAVPVPVAVAAAGSPVPATQQAPATTTTTATTPPATDDVATPVATATGPVTAQAPAADGETPQATAPTGAQATPVTDTPVDPEAVTATVPSEAGAEAQATGDGEQSAAPAADTPATTRHGASPHADHGRHLGQETRPDAGQPLVVGRELGAADGRHLGREAGPRTASPEAPAPAAPAVTGLAATPSTQATQPTSPTGTATTAATTPVDVPDQLFASLGRLVRRGDGMHRLTIKLQPEALGEVRVVLTVRDGDVSVRLSGSDAAQRALLQGASDLQRLLETVGARNAQVVVGDPTAGQGGQPGLFGQSGQAGQPGTGWAQQGGRGTQVPSYARPEHAAPDPTPTAPARTGRSVLDVTV, via the coding sequence ATGCCCCTGCCGCTGCTGCCCCAGGCCGCCGCTCCCCGCGCCGCCGCGCTCGCCGCGCGCGACCTGCTGCGCACCACGCCGTCCGACCCCGACCGGGGCGACCGGGCCGACGACTTCGCCGCCGCGCTGGACAGGGCGACCGGCCGTCCCGACAAGCCGGTCGACCGGCCCGACGACCCCGCTGCCGACCGCGCTGCCGACCGCGCTGACAAGGCCTCGGACGCCGCAGGCCCGTCGCAGGCCCCCGGTCCGTCGGAGGCCGCGGAGAAGAAGGCCGACGCGCGCGAGGACGACGCGACGACCGCCGACGACGCCCCTGCCGCCGCAGCGGTCCCCGTGCCCGTCGCCGTTGCCGCGGCCGGCAGCCCGGTCCCGGCGACCCAGCAGGCGCCCGCGACGACCACGACGACCGCGACGACCCCGCCGGCGACCGACGACGTCGCCACCCCCGTGGCGACCGCGACCGGGCCGGTCACGGCACAGGCTCCGGCGGCGGACGGCGAGACCCCGCAGGCGACAGCGCCCACCGGCGCGCAGGCCACCCCCGTCACCGACACCCCGGTGGACCCCGAAGCCGTCACGGCGACCGTGCCCTCGGAGGCGGGGGCCGAGGCGCAGGCGACGGGCGACGGCGAGCAGAGCGCCGCCCCGGCCGCCGACACCCCGGCCACGACCCGCCACGGGGCCTCGCCGCACGCCGACCACGGGCGTCACCTCGGGCAGGAGACGCGCCCGGACGCCGGCCAGCCGCTCGTCGTCGGCCGCGAGCTCGGCGCCGCCGACGGACGTCACCTCGGCCGGGAGGCCGGGCCGCGGACCGCGTCCCCCGAGGCGCCGGCGCCAGCCGCGCCGGCGGTCACGGGGCTCGCGGCGACCCCGTCGACGCAGGCCACCCAGCCGACCTCCCCGACCGGCACGGCGACCACCGCGGCCACCACGCCGGTCGACGTGCCCGACCAGCTCTTCGCCTCCCTCGGCCGGCTCGTCCGGCGAGGCGACGGGATGCACCGCCTGACCATCAAGCTGCAGCCCGAGGCCCTCGGCGAGGTCCGGGTCGTCCTCACCGTCCGCGACGGGGACGTCTCGGTGCGCCTGTCGGGCAGCGACGCCGCGCAGCGCGCGCTGCTCCAGGGCGCGAGCGACCTGCAGCGGCTGCTCGAGACCGTCGGCGCACGCAACGCCCAGGTGGTCGTCGGCGACCCGACCGCCGGCCAGGGCGGCCAGCCGGGCCTCTTCGGCCAGTCGGGCCAGGCCGGCCAGCCCGGCACCGGATGGGCGCAGCAGGGCGGCCGCGGGACGCAGGTGCCGTCGTACGCCCGTCCCGAGCACGCCGCACCCGACCCGACCCCGACGGCCCCCGCGAGGACCGGCCGGTCCGTCCTCGACGTCACCGTCTGA
- the fliF gene encoding flagellar basal-body MS-ring/collar protein FliF, with product MRDNLTRSLKGFQSTFGGFTTGQKVVAIVGTGALLLAGFMVFRWASTPAYAPLYSNLAASDASAVIQELDSQGIGYKLSNGGNTIMVPADQVYSTRISMSGQGLPTSSEGGYSILDKQGLSTSQFQERTDFKRAMEGELSKTIEAIDGVDAAVVHLAMPEKNVFTENQDPTTASVLVKTRAGLTLSPEQVQAIVNLVSSSVDGLDTDKVTVADATGKVLSAPGAVGTGGYTQNQNQMVVDYQNRLSSQLQGVLDKVLGPGNSANQITAQLSFDKTVTETTDYADNKGLALSESEDVQKLRNGAVGATAGANGVVGPTSQTETGSGNGGSKFDETNRTTDFALDKSVETREAAPGKLEKLGVGVVLDTRALAGRDPAEIEALVTSALGLDTKRGDTITVSSLPFDRTATDAAAKELADSQKAEAKAQRMDLIRNGGLIGLVALMVLAGWVQSRKRAKARAQATEYVVEQLRRDAQDRQALAGAAAAVEAPNPAMLALESAQADETASMRDEIALLVERQPEDVAQLLRGWLVERGV from the coding sequence ATGAGAGACAACCTCACGCGGAGCCTCAAGGGCTTCCAGTCGACGTTCGGCGGCTTCACCACCGGCCAGAAGGTGGTGGCGATCGTCGGGACCGGCGCGCTGCTGCTCGCCGGCTTCATGGTGTTCCGCTGGGCCTCCACGCCGGCGTACGCCCCGCTCTACAGCAACCTGGCCGCCAGCGACGCCTCCGCGGTCATCCAGGAGCTGGACAGCCAGGGCATCGGCTACAAGCTGAGCAACGGCGGCAACACGATCATGGTGCCGGCCGACCAGGTGTACTCGACCCGCATCAGCATGAGCGGCCAGGGCCTGCCGACCTCCAGCGAGGGCGGCTACTCGATCCTCGACAAGCAGGGCCTGTCGACCTCGCAGTTCCAGGAGCGCACCGACTTCAAGCGCGCGATGGAGGGCGAGCTGTCCAAGACCATCGAGGCGATCGACGGCGTGGACGCCGCGGTCGTGCACCTGGCGATGCCGGAGAAGAACGTCTTCACCGAGAACCAGGACCCGACCACCGCCTCCGTGCTGGTCAAGACCCGCGCCGGCCTGACCCTCTCCCCCGAGCAGGTGCAGGCGATCGTCAACCTGGTCTCCTCCAGCGTCGACGGCCTCGACACCGACAAGGTCACCGTCGCCGACGCCACGGGCAAGGTGCTCAGCGCGCCGGGCGCCGTGGGCACCGGCGGCTACACCCAGAACCAGAACCAGATGGTCGTCGACTACCAGAACCGGCTCAGCTCGCAGCTGCAGGGCGTGCTCGACAAGGTGCTCGGCCCGGGCAACTCGGCCAACCAGATCACCGCCCAGCTGTCGTTCGACAAGACCGTCACCGAGACCACCGACTACGCCGACAACAAGGGCCTGGCCCTCTCGGAGTCCGAGGACGTCCAGAAGCTGCGCAACGGCGCGGTGGGCGCGACCGCCGGCGCCAACGGCGTCGTCGGCCCGACCAGCCAGACCGAGACCGGCTCGGGCAACGGGGGCTCGAAGTTCGACGAGACCAACCGCACCACCGACTTCGCGCTCGACAAGTCCGTCGAGACCCGCGAGGCCGCCCCGGGCAAGCTCGAGAAGCTCGGCGTCGGCGTCGTCCTCGACACCCGCGCCCTCGCCGGTCGCGACCCCGCCGAGATCGAGGCGCTGGTCACCTCGGCCCTCGGCCTGGACACCAAGCGCGGCGACACGATCACCGTCTCGAGCCTGCCGTTCGACCGCACCGCGACCGACGCGGCGGCCAAGGAGCTGGCCGACAGCCAGAAGGCCGAGGCCAAGGCGCAGCGCATGGACCTGATCCGCAACGGCGGCCTCATCGGGCTCGTCGCCCTCATGGTCCTGGCCGGCTGGGTCCAGTCCCGCAAGCGGGCCAAGGCCCGGGCCCAGGCCACGGAGTACGTCGTCGAGCAGCTGCGGCGTGACGCGCAGGACCGCCAGGCGCTGGCCGGTGCCGCCGCCGCGGTCGAGGCGCCCAACCCCGCCATGCTGGCGCTGGAGTCCGCGCAGGCCGACGAGACCGCGTCGATGCGCGACGAGATCGCGCTCCTGGTCGAGCGGCAGCCCGAGGACGTCGCGCAGCTGCTGCGCGGCTGGCTCGTGGAGCGGGGCGTCTGA
- a CDS encoding flagellar hook capping FlgD N-terminal domain-containing protein has protein sequence MSVTPVEGTVPTTAPTLGLLTQTAAGSDDKEMFLQLLVAQMRYQDPMNPTDSSEFLSQSAQFNALEKMSQVAEQTQQMVNLQVAFGASSMVGRTVTFGREDGTVGTGSVSSVRFESTGPVLLVAGEDVSLASVQTVAQGSADTVTPPASEPATNGQGPETTAL, from the coding sequence ATGAGCGTCACCCCCGTGGAGGGCACCGTCCCCACCACCGCGCCGACCCTCGGCCTGCTCACCCAGACCGCGGCCGGGTCGGACGACAAGGAGATGTTCCTGCAGCTGCTGGTCGCCCAGATGCGCTACCAGGACCCGATGAACCCGACCGACTCCAGCGAGTTCCTCTCGCAGTCCGCGCAGTTCAACGCGCTGGAGAAGATGTCGCAGGTCGCCGAGCAGACCCAGCAGATGGTCAACCTCCAGGTCGCCTTCGGGGCGAGCTCGATGGTCGGCCGCACCGTGACCTTCGGTCGCGAGGACGGGACGGTCGGCACCGGCTCCGTCAGCTCAGTCCGCTTCGAGAGCACCGGCCCGGTGCTGCTCGTCGCCGGCGAGGACGTGTCCCTCGCCTCAGTCCAGACCGTTGCGCAGGGAAGCGCTGACACGGTGACGCCCCCGGCCTCGGAACCGGCCACGAACGGACAAGGCCCCGAGACCACCGCGCTGTAG
- the fliG gene encoding flagellar motor switch protein FliG, which yields MALTMSKGGVRKAAILLIQMGRERAASVLAHLSDTEVEQISAEIARLDSINSAETEGVLTEFRDLMVARAHINQGGLSFAQQLLEQSLGPERAAEVIARLNAAAIQMPFQFLHRADPAQLRSFIIDEHPQVIALVLAHMTPDKASLLLSGLSPDMQAEVAHRIAVMDRTSPQIIKAVEATLERRLSSMLQPSESSRVGGLEPLVDIINRSDRSTERQIVEGLEALDPVLADEIKSKMFMFEDVTTLEDRSIQLVLREVDSAELALALKGVPDAVRDKITKNLSERAATNLIEEVELLGTVRLRQVEEAQQNIIRIIRRLEEQGQIMVRRGNDDEFVA from the coding sequence ATGGCCCTCACCATGTCGAAGGGCGGCGTCCGCAAGGCCGCCATCCTGCTCATCCAGATGGGCCGCGAGCGCGCGGCGTCGGTGCTCGCGCACCTCAGCGACACCGAGGTCGAGCAGATCTCGGCCGAGATCGCGCGCCTGGACTCGATCAACAGCGCGGAGACCGAGGGCGTCCTGACCGAGTTCCGCGACCTGATGGTCGCCCGGGCCCACATCAACCAGGGCGGCCTGAGCTTCGCCCAGCAGCTGCTCGAGCAGAGCCTCGGCCCCGAGCGGGCGGCGGAGGTGATCGCGCGCCTCAACGCGGCGGCGATCCAGATGCCGTTCCAGTTCCTGCACCGCGCCGACCCCGCCCAGCTGCGCTCGTTCATCATCGACGAGCACCCTCAGGTGATCGCGCTGGTGCTGGCGCACATGACGCCGGACAAGGCCTCGCTGCTCCTCTCCGGCCTCTCGCCCGACATGCAGGCCGAGGTCGCGCACCGCATCGCGGTCATGGACCGCACCTCCCCGCAGATCATCAAGGCGGTGGAGGCCACGCTCGAGCGCCGGCTCTCCTCGATGCTGCAGCCCTCGGAGAGCTCGCGCGTCGGCGGGCTCGAGCCGCTCGTCGACATCATCAACCGGTCGGACCGCTCCACCGAGCGGCAGATCGTCGAGGGCCTCGAGGCGCTCGACCCGGTCCTGGCCGACGAGATCAAGTCCAAGATGTTCATGTTCGAGGACGTGACCACCCTCGAGGACCGGTCCATCCAGCTGGTCCTGCGCGAGGTCGACTCCGCCGAGCTGGCGCTCGCGCTCAAGGGCGTGCCCGACGCCGTGCGCGACAAGATCACCAAGAACCTGTCCGAGCGTGCGGCCACCAACCTCATCGAGGAGGTCGAGCTGCTCGGCACGGTCCGCCTGCGCCAGGTCGAGGAGGCCCAGCAGAACATCATCCGGATCATCCGCCGGCTCGAGGAGCAGGGCCAGATCATGGTGAGACGAGGCAACGATGACGAGTTCGTCGCCTGA
- a CDS encoding flagellar hook-basal body complex protein codes for MLRSLFSGISGLRVNQTMLDVTGNNIANANTIGFKSSSTVFQDTLSQMLTGASGANAARGGTNPTQVGLGVQLAATQTNFTQGSTQTTGRATDLMIQGDGFFVTRKGNENLYTRAGSFTFDETGGLVTPTGNRVQGYLLDGSGLPTGGLVDITLDTANAQPPVPGGVELVSYNIGSDGKLRGVFDDGVQREMAQIAVADFNNPMGLEKVGETSFRESANSGLPQVGVAGEGRRGTLVGGAVEMSNVDLAAEFTNLILAQRGFQASSRVITTSDEVLQELVNIKR; via the coding sequence ATGCTTCGCTCGCTCTTCTCCGGCATCAGCGGCCTGCGCGTCAACCAGACGATGCTCGACGTCACCGGCAACAACATCGCCAACGCCAACACCATCGGCTTCAAGTCCAGCAGCACCGTCTTCCAGGACACCCTGAGCCAGATGCTCACCGGCGCCTCCGGCGCCAACGCCGCGCGGGGTGGCACCAACCCGACCCAGGTCGGCCTCGGCGTGCAGCTCGCCGCGACCCAGACCAACTTCACCCAGGGCTCGACGCAGACCACCGGCCGCGCGACCGACCTGATGATCCAGGGCGACGGGTTCTTCGTGACCCGCAAGGGCAACGAGAACCTCTACACCCGCGCGGGCTCCTTCACCTTCGACGAGACCGGCGGTCTCGTGACCCCGACCGGCAACCGGGTCCAGGGCTATCTCTTGGACGGCTCCGGTCTCCCGACCGGCGGCCTGGTCGACATCACCCTCGACACCGCCAACGCCCAGCCGCCCGTGCCCGGCGGCGTCGAGCTGGTGTCCTACAACATCGGCTCGGACGGCAAGCTCCGCGGCGTCTTCGACGACGGCGTGCAGCGCGAGATGGCGCAGATCGCGGTCGCGGACTTCAACAACCCGATGGGCCTGGAGAAGGTCGGCGAGACCTCGTTCCGCGAGTCGGCCAACTCCGGTCTCCCCCAGGTCGGCGTGGCCGGCGAGGGTCGCCGCGGCACGCTCGTCGGCGGCGCGGTCGAGATGTCCAACGTGGACCTCGCGGCCGAGTTCACCAACCTGATCCTGGCCCAGCGCGGGTTCCAGGCGAGCTCGCGGGTGATCACCACCTCCGACGAGGTGCTCCAGGAGCTCGTCAACATCAAGCGCTGA